A segment of the Desulfurobacterium indicum genome:
TATTTTTTCTATAAGAGCCGGGCAAAGAGAAGTTTCTCTTACCTTGCAGCCACCGCACAGCTCTTTGTATTTACAGGAAACACATTCTTTAAAGTAATTCCTATCGGCATATATTTTCGCGCCTTCGCTTTCAAATATCTTGCTTAGTTTTGTTTTTTGAAGATTTCCTATCGGTTTTTGAATTAGAGGACATGGGAATACCGAGCCGTCACTTGTTACATAGATAAAATCTTTAACGGCTCTGCAGCCGGGAAATACTTTGTAGTAGTAAGGTGGAACAAAAGAGCCTTTCTCTTCCATTCTTTTAAGAACTGCCCAGTAATGGGGAATTGTTGTTGTGCAAAGGGCAATATCTTTGTATTTACATTGAAGTTCGTATATGGTTTTCATAGATTCGGCAATTTCTTCAAGGCTCATTTCGGAGTGGGGAAGTTCGACTTCGCCTCTTCCAAGTTCAACGTAGTGGAATATGATGAGGATTTCAGCCCCAAGTTGATGACTTAGTTCTGTCACAAAAGGGAGGTCTTTGTAGTTGTATTTTGACATGCATGTTGTTATTCTAAGTGGTATGCCGTATTTTTTTACGAGTTCAGCACCTTTTACTGCAAGGTCAAAATTTCCTTTTCCTCTCAGGAAGTCGTGGTTTTCCCTATTCCCGTCTATGGCTATGATTATGTCATCAACTCCATAATCTTTGAACTTTTTTACAAGTTCATCGGTTAAATATGTTCCGTTCGTTGGTAGAGATACGTAAAATCCGAGTTTTTTAGCGTGTTCAAAGATTTCCCAGAATTCCGGATGAAGGGTCGCTTCGCCGCCTGTTATCGTTACTTTTTTCCCGTCGGCAAATAAGCCGTATTTTTCAAGGTCTAAATCCTTATACTGGTCAAGGATGTCCTTCCAGAAGGAGGCGGAAAGGACGTGTTTGTCAACGTTTGTAATGTAATGACAGTATTTACATTTGAGATTACAAGCCCTTGTTATTGATAGTTTCAAATCGTACATATAATCACTTCTCCTCTATGTTTTTCAGAGGGCACATTATATCTTCGCCGAGGAAACTTCCTGTTTTTGCGTAGCCTCTTGCTCTACATCCGCCGCATTCCTGCTTATACTCGCAATCTCTGCATATTCCACCAAGTTCAGGTTCGTAACCATACTCTTTTTTGAACGCTTCTTTCAGTTCTTCAAGCTTAACAGGGTTTTTAATTTCGTCAAATCCATATACGTCAGGATTGAATCCTCTTGCCAGTTTAATTGCTTTGAAGTCAGGCGTATCTATGGCTATTTTGCTTAGTTTTTTCTCTCTTATGTTTCCTACTTTCATTGGAACGTAAGCACAGGGCCATACGTCACCGTTTGGAAGGATATGGAATCTTGTAATTCCAGCCGGGCATCCTATAGGTTTTACTCTCGGGAATACATTTATTTTACCCTCTTTATACTCTTCGGTCATTTTATCTTTAAGCCATGTTGTATAGCATGGAGCACAGATTGGTTTTAGCCATACATTGGAAGTTTTCTGTCTTTCGTAGATGTATTCAAATACTTCCCTTGCCTCTTCCGGTGTTAAATCGGGTAGATTTTTACCTCTTCCCGTTGTGATCAAAAATACGAAGTATATTCTGTACGTGCCTAATTCTTCTGCAAGGTCTATTATTGCTGGAATTTCGTCCTTGTTAAGTTTTGAGACGGTTGTATGGAATTGAAATCTCAGTCCCATCTTCTTGGCAAGTTTGAGATTATGATAGACTGTTTCAAAACAGCCTTTAAGTCCTCTTATTTCGTCGTGTTTTTCACCAACACCGTCGATGGAAACACCAACACGCCACATACCAGCATCGAGGAGTTTTTTAATGTTTTCTTTGTTTAGAAGCGTTCCGTTTGTTGCCATAACAAGCTGCATTCTTGTGTTTTCAAAAGCAAACTTTATGATGTCGTAAATATCTTCTCTAAGTAAAGGTTCACCGCCGGTTATCGCGAATTTAACAGGACCAAAGTGTTCCCAGATATCCATGATTAGGGATTTTGCTTCTTCAGTTGTAAGTTCGTCAGCCCATTTTCTTCCATGTCCTGATTCTATGGAGCAGTGTTTGCACTCAAGGTTACATTCATTTGTGCATGCCCATACGAATTCTCCCGGCAGGTATGAGAAACATCCCAATCCTACTGTATCATTGTCAAAGATATACTCAAGGTTTATAGCCATTGAATCCTCCCATTAAAAGTCTTCTTACAAAGTATATCAAAAGTTTGGGGAAAAATTGGAAATTTAAGATATGGTGAAAAGCTCCGGGAAGGCTCCCGGAGCAGGAAGGTTATTTTTTACAGTGTGCTATTGCCATAAATTCTTCAACTTTTCCTTTGTCTTTTGTTGCCATGCTGACAAGAATGAAAACGATGAGAGCTACGGGAATGCTGTAAAGGGCAGGATTAACCAATACCGGAAGTCCCAGGAGTGTTTTTAGTTTGAAAAATCTTGCAAATGTAAAGAGAAGGGAAACTGCAAGGCCTACCCACATACCTGCAATAATTCCCTGTCTTGTTAGTTTTTTCCACCATACTGTAAGAACAAGAGCAGGTGCAAATGTACTTGCTGCAATTCCAAAGCTCATTCCAACTAACATTCCAACGTTCTGGTTTTTAAGCCATATTGCAAGGAGTAGTGATATGGCGGATAAAACGAAAACAGCCTTTTTGGCAAAGGATACTCTTTCCTCATCAGTGCTGTCAGGACGAAGGATGGAGGCGTAAAGGTCGTGAGCAATGCTTGTTGTTGCAGTAATAAGAAGACCGGTACAGGTACTGAGCATCGCTGCTAAAGCACCAGCGGCTATAAGTCCTAAGAACAACTCTCCTCCTAATTTTTGCCCCAGCATTGGAACAGCCATGTTTGTTGCTATTCCTTTTTTTCCGGTTGCGACAAGGGTTACAAGGTCTGGATATAGGATGTACATGATTGCAAGTCCTACAAAAAGAACGGCAGTGTAAAAGATGGCAAGTCCCCATATCGTAAATTCGATGCTTCGTTGGGCAGCTTTTGCACTTTTAACGGTGTAGAATCTTATGAGGATGTGGGGAAGTCCCAGAACGCCGAAGAAGAGCCCTAAAATCAGGCTTAAATGGTTCCAGAAGTCTCTAAGTCCAACGCCAGGTGTTAATCCTGAAGGGGCACCTGCAAGGGCTGCTCTTACCGTTTTAATTGCTTCGTGAGCAGAACCTGCGTTTTTCACCAGGTCAGGAGCCTGCTTTGCGGCAACAACAGGGGGAACTATTTCTTTAGCAGCTTTGATTATTCCAAAAGGATTGCCCTTAAAAAACATAACAGATGCTGCAATGAGAAGAAGAAGCATCGCGCCGAGCAGGACGATACCTTGAATTGCCTGGTTAAAGGTTGTTCCTTTCATTCCTCCTAAAACGACAAGCACGGTTATTAAGACTCCAGAAACAATAACGGTGGTATGATATTGCCATCCTAAAAGTAGTTTGAACAGATGTCCAGCGCCGACTATTTGAGGAACAAGGTAGAGGGCTGACAGAACGAGTGTGATTATCATGGAGATTGTTCTGATATTTTTGTCCTGTCCGAAACGAGTTCCTATGACATCTGCAACGGTAAATTTCCCTGCATTTTTAAGAGGTCCTGCGACTAAAAAGAGAACTGCCATCCATGTTGCAAAAAAGCCGAGAGCAAGCCACCATCCGTCTATGCCCATTATCGCAATGGCACCTGCGACTCCCAGAAAGCTTGCTGCACTGCAGTAGTCTCCAAACATTGCCATTCCGTTGATTTTCCATGGAATTTCTCCACCTGCTACGAAAAATGAACTGGATGTCCTTGTGTGCTTTCGGAAATAGAAGCTTACGTATATGGAGACAAGAACGCTTATGGCAACTATTATAAATGCTATAGGATATGTCATTGTGTCTTACCTCCGATCTGTTTGTTTATGTAAATTCGGGTTAATATGATTCCGGAAATTACAAGAAATATGCCTGACCATATTCCGAATGGAAGCCCTACGATTTCAAGAGCAGCGATGTTTTTAAACGGTTTTGAAGTTATGATTGCTGCGAAAAAGTAGATGACGCACAGTATAAAGAATAGTGTTCCCATTGATTTAAAGTTTTCTCTGACAAGTGCAGGATCGTATTTGCAGGGGATTTCTTCTTTTTTCTCTCCCTTTTCCAGACTTTTTGCCAGAGAGATGATGTCTTCAATGTTCATCCATCCTTTCCGGACAATCAGGACAGGTCTTTCAGAGTTTTCGACGACCGATTGAGCTATGCTTCCAAGGTATAGTTTTTCTACTCCTTTAATGCCGGAATCTCCTAAAATTATGAGATCGGCGTCTTCTTCGTTGGCTGTTTCTATGATGTTACCGGCGATAGCTCCTGTTTTTTTTACTGTTTTTACTTTTACTCCGTGTTTTTTTGCATAGGTTTCAGCAACTGTTAGAGGATCATCTGTTACAAAGTGATCAGGTGGTGCTTCGAGCATTTTTTCTGCTGGTAGAAGAGGAAGAGCTTCTTCTACGTTGATAACGGTTAGTGGGACTTTGTGTTCCCGTGCAATTTCCACCGCTTTTTTAAATGCACCGAAAGAAGCGGAGAAATTGTCCACGGCTACAAGGAGTTTTCGGAACCCCATCTGTCACCTCCAGAGATGTAAAAAAAATGTTAAAGCTATGTAAAAATTATGTAAAATTTCCATAATAAATGCAAGATGTCTTATATCTATTTTTAGTTATATTTTTATCTATAGGAGATTCCTTCGTGTATAATCGGCCGTGAAATTCCTATAATGGAGAAATTGATGAAACGGGTACTCATCTTTCAAACCGCTTTTATAGGAGACCTTGTTCTGGTTTCTTCTCTCATTAAGTCGGTTGCGAAGACTTATGGTGATTCAAAAGTTTTTCTGGTTTGTAAGAGGGGATACGAATCGATATATGAGGGATTTAAGTATTTGGAAGGTGTTATTCCTTATGATAAGAAAGGTATCAGGAAATTTGCCTCCAGACTGAAAAGTATGAATTTCGATGCGGTTTTTTCACCTCACCGTTCTCACAGAACTTCAACGCTTCTTTTTTTAAGCAGGATACCTCAAAGGGTTGGTTTTAGTAATGCCGGTTTTTCTTTTCTTTACACTAAACGAGTTACTTACAGACAGGGTATTCATGAGGTGGAGAGAAATTCGGAGCTTTTGACTGCTGTTAATCCCGGTGCTGAAATAGATATTCAACCTGAACTTTTTGTTTCAGACGAAGAGAAAAATCATATAAGGGAGAAATTTTCTCTTAATTTTCCTTTTGCCGTTATAGCTCCTGGTTCTGTCTGGCCCACGAAAAGATGGCTTCCGGAATATTTTGCTTCTGTCGGCAGATACTTGATGGAAGAGAAAGGGCTTGTGCCTGTTATTGTGGGAAGTATAGCAGATGTTCCTGTAGCCGAGGAGGTTTTTAACAGGATTCCTTTTGCCGTTAACACCGCCGGTAAGACAAGTTTAAGAGAATTTATGGCGCTTATTGCCGAAAGTAATGTAGTTATTACTAACGATTCGTCTCCGACCCACTTTGCCTCTGCTTTTAGAAAACCTGTTATCACAATATTTGGACCTACGGTAATAGATTTTGGATTCTATCCTCTTGGAGAGAATGCAAGAGTCGCAGAAATTTCTCTTCCGTGTCGGCCGTGCGGTATTCACGGTGGGAAAAGATGTCCCAAAAAACACTTTAGGTGTATGAGGGAGCTTACTCCGGATAAAGTTTATCCTCTGATAAATGATGTCCTAAAAAATGTGGAAATTTGAAAAAAATCGAGATTGGCAGTTGACACCCTAAAAAATCATCCTATATTTCTTTATCGTCAATTCGGGCGGATAGCTCAGCTGGGAGAGCACCAGCCTTACAAGCTGGGGGTCACAGGTTCGATCCCTGTTCCGCCCACCATTTTCTTCCTTAGGGGACGTAGTTCAGCTCTGGTTAGAACGCCGGCCTGTCACGCCGGAGGTCGCGGGTTCGAGTCCCGTCGTCCCCGCCACTCACGGCATTCAAGGTTTATCTTCTGTTTTCCACTTCCTGCAAATACGGCTTTTTCCCTGAATTCCTGCAAAAATTTACAACTCTTCTTGAAGGCAGTTTTCAAGTCGGTTTTCATTAATAGTGTAAGAAGGTATGATGAGAAAGCACATCCTGTTCCTCTAACTTCCTCTTTTTTTCTTATTCTGTGGGAAATTTTAAGGGTTTCTTTTCCGTTTTCTATTAAGATGTCTTCAACTTTGTTGTCTTTTACAATCCCTTTTACTATTATGCTTGCCTGAATTCCATCGATATATTTTTTAAGCTGCTGATATTCCGAATAATTCGGAGTAATTACGGTGGAAGCTTCCAGCAGTGGTTTGATACTACTTATGTTCTCTACAAATGTTTTTCCGGATGTTGGTTTTAAAACGGGATCAAATACGGTTAGAATTTTATTTTCCTTTATAAAATTTGCTATCCAGATGTTAAGCTCTCTGTCGTGATGTGGAAGGCCGATTTTTATTCCTGAGATTTTAAAGTCTTCCTGTATTGCCTTTATCTGATTTTTTATAAGATCGGCCGGTTGAAACAGTATGTCAGTAACACCTGCGGTATTTTGAGCCGTATTGGCGGTTATGACAGCTGTTCCATAAAATCCAGAATATCTGAATATTGATGTATCTCTTAATATGCCAGCTCCCCCGGTTGGGTCAAAGCCGGCAATTGTTAAAAGAGTTTCGGGCTTTTCCATAATTATTTAAATATTTTTTTAAAGGTTTCAAACGCTTCTTTAACTTTTGAGATATCCTGAGCTGAACCTTGTGCCATGTCTGGTCTTCCGCCGCCTTTTCCTTTGAGGATTGGTGCTATTTCTTTCATAATGTTTCCTGCTTTATATTTATCTGTCAGGTCTTTCGTTAGTGCTATTAATAGGCTGTTTTTACCGTCTTTTTGAGAAATCAGCATGACGGCTGAAGTTCCTGCTTTGTTCCTTATTACGTCGGCGATTTCCACAAGTTCTTTACCTGTGTATCCATCTATCCTGGCGGTAATGACTTTTATTCCGTTTATCGTTGGTGCAGTTGATACTATGTCATCTATTCCAGAAGTGGCAAGTTTTTTTCTAAGCCTTTCTATCTCTTTTTCTTTCTCTTTAAGTTCTTCTTTAAGCTTTTCTACTCTTTTAGGTATTTCTCCTTCTTTTGATTGGAGACTGGTTTTCAACGTGTTTATGATATTTCTCTCTTTCCTCTCTTTTTCCCAGGCTTTAAAGCCAGTAACTGCTTCTATCCTTCTTGTTCCTGATGATACAGAAGATTCTGACAATGTTATGAACATGCCTATGTCACCACTCCTTTCAACGTGTGTTCCGCCGCAAAGTTCAACGCTGACGTCTCCTACGCTAACTACTCTTACAACATCGCCATACTTTTCTCCGAAAAGAGCTATGGCTCCTGTTTCGATGGCTTTGTCGTAAGGCATTTCTTCAACCACAACGGGAAGGTTGTCTATAATCCATTTAAATATGAGTTTTTCTATCTCCTTAAGTTCCTCTTCTTTGACGGAATCAAAATGGGTGAAGTCAAATCTTAGTCTGTCCGGAAGGACGAGAGAACCAGCCTGTTTTACGTGGTTTCCTAAAACTTCTCTCAACGCTTTATGTAAAAGGTGAGTTGCTGTGTGAGCTCGTTTTATGGCTTCTCTTCTTTCTTTGTTAACAGAAGCTTTAACAATGTCACCGGTTTTAATCGTGCCTTTTAGCACTTTTACTTTATGTCCTATGAGATTTTCAGTTATGTTCTGGGTGTCTGTAACTTCACATTTGCAGTTTGTGTTTTCTATAATTCCTGTATCTCCAACCTGCCCGCCTTTCTCAGGATAGAAAGGGGTTTCTGCCAGGAAGATGATTCCTTCTTCACTTTCTTTGAGTTCGTTAGTTAAGTTTTCACCTTTTAAGATGCCAGTTACTTTTGTGGTAGTTTCAAGTATTTCATATCCTTTAAATATTGAAGGGTTATTTTCTGAAAGCTCTGCTAATTCTGGTGAGATTACCCTTTGAATGCCGCCTTTCCATGCTTTTCTTGCTCTTTCTTTCTGTTTTTTTAGCAGTTTTTCAAAGCCTTCAGTATCGGCTTTCAATCTTTCGTCGTTTGCCACTTCAAGAATCAGGTCAAGAGGAAATCCGAAAGTGTCATACAGGCGGAAAATCTCTTCTCCTGGTATGGTTGTTTTCTCCTCCTTCTTTATCTTATCGACAACTTCCTGAAGAAGTTCAAGTCCTTTTTCAAGTGTTCTGGAGAAGCGCTCTTCTTCTTTTCTTATGACCTGTTTTATGAACTTTTTGTTCTCCGTGATTTCAGGGTAAACATCTCCCATTATGTCTATAACGACATCAACGCCGTCGGATAAGAACGAACGATGTATGCCGAGAAGCCTTCCGTGTCTTGAAGCTCTTCTTATTATTCTCCTTAAAACGTAACCTCTACCTTCATTTGAGGGTAGACAGCCGTCGGCTATGAGAAATGTCATGGCTCTTAAATGGTCTGCAATGACTCTCATTGATACGTTGTTCTTTTCGTTTTTTCCATAAGGAATCCCTGCTGTTTCGGAAGCCCATTTTACTATCGGGAATAGAAGATCTGTTTCGTAGTTTGAGGGAACGTTTTGTAGTACTGATGCGATTCTTTCAAGTCCCATTCCGGTATCTATTGAAGGTTTGGAAAGAGGGGTGAGATTTCCTTCTTCATCTCTTTCATACTGCATGAAAACAAGATTCCATATTTCCAGGAATCTATCGCAGTCACACTTTCCTATACCGCAGTTTTCTCCGCACGCAAATTCTTTTCCTCTGTCAAAGTAAATTTCACTGCACGGACCGCAGGGACCTGTGTCCCCCATTGCCCAGAAATTGTCTTTTTCACCGAGACGGTAGATTTTATGTTCAGGAATTCCTATTACTTTATTCCAGATTTTAAAGGCTTCGTCATCTTTTTCATAGACAGAAACGTAAAGTCTTTCTTCAGGAAGCCTGAATACCTTTGTTACGAGTTCCCATGCAAATTCTATCGCTTCTTTTTTGAAGTAATCACCGAAAGAAAAGTTTCCCAGCATTTCAAAAAAAGTGTGGTGTCTTCCTGTCCTTCCAACATTTTCAAGGTCGTTGTGTTTTCCGCCAGCTCTCATACACTTTTGACAGGAAGTAGCTCTTTTGAATGGTGGTTTTTCTTTTCCAAGGAAATAATCTTTAAACTGAACCATTCCTGCGTTTGTAAAAAGAAGTGTTGGATCGTTTGCCGGGATTAGTGGTGAACTTTTAACGCGTGTATGTCCTTTACTTTCAAAGTATGATAGAAAGGCTTCTCTTATTTCTTTACCGGTCATGTTTTCCTCTCTTTATGCGTGGTTATGCAGGTAAAAATTGGGCTATATTTTACCAGAGATTAGGTTGTGAATTTCCGTGAATGAAAAGCCCCTCTGTTGTAGAAATCTGATTACTTTGTCTTTCTGAAGTTTCAGGTTTTTCCCGAACCGTTTTTCCAGCGTTTTTTTAATGAAAGAGTAGTCAAATTCGATTTCCATAATGATTCTGTCCGCAACTTCTTCCGATATACCTTTCTGGCGCATGTAGAATCGGATTTTTCTCCTTCCCCATCCTTTTTCCATTTTTGCGACAGCGTAGTTAAATCCAGTTCTATAGTCAGAAAGATAGCCGTTTTCTTTTAAGTATTTAATTACTTTTTCACAGTCAATTTCGGGGAAGCGACGGTTTAGTTTAAATACGAGTTCCTTTTCTGTGTAATCTTTCCGGCTCAACAGCCGGAGAGAGTAGGTAAGTGCTTCTTTAAATTTTGAGTTCACCTGAGGTAATTCCTTCCATTCTTAGTTTAAGGTCATCCGCTCGTGTTGCATATTTAAGAGCGTCTTCTTTTGTTATAAGTCCGTTTTTCCACAGCTGATAAAGTGATTGGTCAAATGTTTGTGAACCATATGTTTCTCTTCCTTTTTCGATAAAGTTAGGAATCTCTTCTGTCAGTTCCGGATTCAGGATTCTCTCTTTTATAGCTTCTGTTGTTATCATGACTTCAACTGCCGGAACTCTTCCTTTTCCGTCGGCTTTCGGTAGGAGTCTCTGGGAAATAGTAGCTTTTAATACGGAAGCGAGCTGGTATCTAATTGCCTGTTGGTGGTATGGAGGGAAGAAAGAGACTATACGATAGATGGTTTCCTTGGCATCGAGAGTGTGGAGTGTTGAAAATACGAGGTGTCCCGTTTCAGCAGCATCAAGTGCAGTTCTCACAGTTTCAGGGTCTCTCATTTCACCAACCAGGATTACGTCAGGGTCTTCACGAAGGGCGGCTTTCAATGCGGAGAAGAAATCTTCTGCATCAACGCCGACTTCTCTCTGATAAAAGATAGATTTTATATCTCTGTGAAGGTATTCTATAGGGTCTTCAATTGTTATTACCACTCTTGAATCTTTGTGGTTTAATTCGTTAAGCATTGCTGCCAGAGTGGTTGATTTACCTGAACCTGTTGTTCCTGTAACCAGAACAAGGCCTCTGTGTTCAAGGGCAATCTTTTTAATAATTTCAGGAAGGTTTAGCTCTTCTATTGTCGGAATTTTTGTAGGAATTGTTCTCATAACTATGGCAAACGTATTTCTCTGTTTGAAAATGTTAACCCTGAACCTTCCGACGCCGGGAATGCTGTAAGAAGTATCGTAGTTTTTTAGTATAGGTATCTCTTTTTTCTTCTCTATCGGTAGGATTGTTTTTACAAATTCAAATATTTCTACACCGGTTAATTCGGGAAAGTTTGTTTTTACAAGTCTTCCCTGAATACGAAATATGGGTGCCATTTTCATTCTTAAGTGGATATCAGATGCGCCCAGGGCGAGAGCTTTCTCTAATATCTCATTCAGAGTTGCCATAAAGTTTCTCCTTTATTTTGGTTTCTATCTCTTCTGCCACTTCAGGATGTTCTTTAAGGTATTTTCTTGCGTTTTCCTTGCCCTGACCTAGTCTTGTGTTACCGTAGGAATACCAGGAGCCGCTCTTTTTAACGATTCCCAGTTTCTCTCCAAGATTTATGAGTTCTGCCCATCTTGATATGCCTTCTCCATAATAGATATCAACGAAAGCCTCCCTGAAGGGAGGAGCTAATTTATTCTTAACTATTTTCACCCTTGCAGAGTGCCCAAGTCTTTCGTCATTTTTTCCTTTTATAGCTCCTGCGTTTCTTACTTCTATTCTTAGAGAAGAGTAGAATTTCAGAGCCCTTCCGCCGGTGGTAGTTTCGTTTGGTCCGTAACCCATTCCTCCGATTTTTTCCCTTACCTGGTTAATAAAAATCAAAGCCGCGTTGCTTTTATTTGTTGCGGCGGTTAATTTTCTGAGAGCCTGGCTCATTAGTCTTGCCTGTAATCCTACGTGGGAATCTCCCATATCTCCTTTTAGTTCGGCTTCGGGAACAAGTGCAGCAACAGAATCAATAACAATCACATCAACGGCGCCACTTCTCACCAGAGTTTCTGCTATTTCAAGTGCCTGTTCTCCACTATCAGGTTGGGAAATTAAAAGTTCATCAAGGTTTATTCCCAGCTTTTTAGCATAAAGAGGATCAAGGGCATGCTCGGCATCAATGAATGCCGCTATCCCTCCCTGTTTTTGGGCGTTTGCTATTACGTGCAGTGCCAAAGTTGTTTTACCGGAAGATTCCGGTCCGTAAATTTCTGTAATTCTTCCTCTTGGGACACCGCCTATACCGGTTGCGTAGTCTATGCTTAAAGAGCCGGTGCTTATAGAGGGTATCTTTTCATTGGGTTTTTCACCCAAAAACATTACGGCACCTTCCCCATAGTCCTTCTTTATCTGTTTAAGAGCCTCTTTTAAAACTTTTGCTTTAGCGTCTTCCATAATTTAAACCTCTGAAATTTTGTAATTGATGGTGAATTTCCACGTTGCATAATATTATAACTTAAATTTTGAACAGTTTTTTATATTCCCTTAAGAAGCCTTGCTGCCATGATGGTTGGGAGGTTTGCTTCTATTATCGCTTTTGCTGCTTCTTTCACGTTATATTCAATTCTCTTTAATATGAGTGTGTTACCTTCAAAAATAATATATGAGGCGAGGGGAAGTCCATTTCTTGGTTGTCCGACACTTCCGGGGTTTACTAGATGTTTTCTTGAATCTATTGTATAAGTTGGGGTTTTTATGACTTCCGCTCCGATTGTTGAAAGACGATATCCTATTGGAATATGAGTATGTCCGAAAAAGCAGATATGAGCTCTAGATTTTAAGAGGACTTTTTCTGCGTCCTCTCTGGTTAGAATGTATTTCATGCTTCCAGGCGATAAAGGATTATCGTGAACAAGGGTTATATCGGCCAAAGAATTTATTACGCTTTTGCTTGCAAAATATTCAATGTATTTTTCTTTTATAACTATTTTTGTCCATTCCAGACATTCGTTTACATATCTGTTTTCCACAGATGCAAGGCCAAGGAGCATCAATTCGTGATTGCCCAATATGTAGTTTGATACATTTTCGGTTACCCATTGGCAGCATTCGTTGGGAAAAGCACCGTAATTAATTGTGTCACCCAGACACCAGACTTCCTCAATTCCTTCAGAATCCATATCTTTGGCTATGGACTCAAGAGCATGTAAATTTGCGTGTATGTCGGATATAATTCCTATCTTCATCATGGTTTACATTTTATTACTTATGGTGGGTTTGGGGAAGGTGTTTTAATTTGCTAAATGTTAGAATTTTTAAATAGAAATGTAAAGTAAACTTTAATAAGAGGTTGTTATGAGAGAGGATTTTGGAAATGTAAAGTCTCTTGGAAAGAAGACAGGTTACGTGTTTGAATATAAACCGGAGGTTCTGGAGAAATTTCCAAACAAATTTCCGCAAAATATCTATTGGGTTTCTTTTAACTGTCCTGAGTTTACAACTCTGTGTCCCATTACGGGTCAGCCCGATTTTGCCACTATATACATTCAGTATATACCGGATAAATGGTTGGTAGAGAGTAAGTCTTTAAAACTCTATCTTTTCTCTTACAGAAACGCTAGAGATTTTCACGAAGATACTGTAAATAGAATAGCGGAAGATTTGTTTAATTTGCTGGAACCTTATTATATAGAGGTTTACGGTGAATTTAATCCTCGAGGAGGTATT
Coding sequences within it:
- a CDS encoding radical SAM protein, which encodes MAINLEYIFDNDTVGLGCFSYLPGEFVWACTNECNLECKHCSIESGHGRKWADELTTEEAKSLIMDIWEHFGPVKFAITGGEPLLREDIYDIIKFAFENTRMQLVMATNGTLLNKENIKKLLDAGMWRVGVSIDGVGEKHDEIRGLKGCFETVYHNLKLAKKMGLRFQFHTTVSKLNKDEIPAIIDLAEELGTYRIYFVFLITTGRGKNLPDLTPEEAREVFEYIYERQKTSNVWLKPICAPCYTTWLKDKMTEEYKEGKINVFPRVKPIGCPAGITRFHILPNGDVWPCAYVPMKVGNIREKKLSKIAIDTPDFKAIKLARGFNPDVYGFDEIKNPVKLEELKEAFKKEYGYEPELGGICRDCEYKQECGGCRARGYAKTGSFLGEDIMCPLKNIEEK
- a CDS encoding universal stress protein; the protein is MGFRKLLVAVDNFSASFGAFKKAVEIAREHKVPLTVINVEEALPLLPAEKMLEAPPDHFVTDDPLTVAETYAKKHGVKVKTVKKTGAIAGNIIETANEEDADLIILGDSGIKGVEKLYLGSIAQSVVENSERPVLIVRKGWMNIEDIISLAKSLEKGEKKEEIPCKYDPALVRENFKSMGTLFFILCVIYFFAAIITSKPFKNIAALEIVGLPFGIWSGIFLVISGIILTRIYINKQIGGKTQ
- a CDS encoding glycosyltransferase family 9 protein, producing the protein MKRVLIFQTAFIGDLVLVSSLIKSVAKTYGDSKVFLVCKRGYESIYEGFKYLEGVIPYDKKGIRKFASRLKSMNFDAVFSPHRSHRTSTLLFLSRIPQRVGFSNAGFSFLYTKRVTYRQGIHEVERNSELLTAVNPGAEIDIQPELFVSDEEKNHIREKFSLNFPFAVIAPGSVWPTKRWLPEYFASVGRYLMEEKGLVPVIVGSIADVPVAEEVFNRIPFAVNTAGKTSLREFMALIAESNVVITNDSSPTHFASAFRKPVITIFGPTVIDFGFYPLGENARVAEISLPCRPCGIHGGKRCPKKHFRCMRELTPDKVYPLINDVLKNVEI
- the thiD gene encoding bifunctional hydroxymethylpyrimidine kinase/phosphomethylpyrimidine kinase; the encoded protein is MEKPETLLTIAGFDPTGGAGILRDTSIFRYSGFYGTAVITANTAQNTAGVTDILFQPADLIKNQIKAIQEDFKISGIKIGLPHHDRELNIWIANFIKENKILTVFDPVLKPTSGKTFVENISSIKPLLEASTVITPNYSEYQQLKKYIDGIQASIIVKGIVKDNKVEDILIENGKETLKISHRIRKKEEVRGTGCAFSSYLLTLLMKTDLKTAFKKSCKFLQEFREKAVFAGSGKQKINLECREWRGRRDSNPRPPA
- a CDS encoding cation acetate symporter: MTYPIAFIIVAISVLVSIYVSFYFRKHTRTSSSFFVAGGEIPWKINGMAMFGDYCSAASFLGVAGAIAIMGIDGWWLALGFFATWMAVLFLVAGPLKNAGKFTVADVIGTRFGQDKNIRTISMIITLVLSALYLVPQIVGAGHLFKLLLGWQYHTTVIVSGVLITVLVVLGGMKGTTFNQAIQGIVLLGAMLLLLIAASVMFFKGNPFGIIKAAKEIVPPVVAAKQAPDLVKNAGSAHEAIKTVRAALAGAPSGLTPGVGLRDFWNHLSLILGLFFGVLGLPHILIRFYTVKSAKAAQRSIEFTIWGLAIFYTAVLFVGLAIMYILYPDLVTLVATGKKGIATNMAVPMLGQKLGGELFLGLIAAGALAAMLSTCTGLLITATTSIAHDLYASILRPDSTDEERVSFAKKAVFVLSAISLLLAIWLKNQNVGMLVGMSFGIAASTFAPALVLTVWWKKLTRQGIIAGMWVGLAVSLLFTFARFFKLKTLLGLPVLVNPALYSIPVALIVFILVSMATKDKGKVEEFMAIAHCKK
- a CDS encoding radical SAM/SPASM domain-containing protein; protein product: MYDLKLSITRACNLKCKYCHYITNVDKHVLSASFWKDILDQYKDLDLEKYGLFADGKKVTITGGEATLHPEFWEIFEHAKKLGFYVSLPTNGTYLTDELVKKFKDYGVDDIIIAIDGNRENHDFLRGKGNFDLAVKGAELVKKYGIPLRITTCMSKYNYKDLPFVTELSHQLGAEILIIFHYVELGRGEVELPHSEMSLEEIAESMKTIYELQCKYKDIALCTTTIPHYWAVLKRMEEKGSFVPPYYYKVFPGCRAVKDFIYVTSDGSVFPCPLIQKPIGNLQKTKLSKIFESEGAKIYADRNYFKECVSCKYKELCGGCKVRETSLCPALIEKIEDICTDLSC